A genome region from Thermoanaerobacterium xylanolyticum LX-11 includes the following:
- a CDS encoding sugar phosphate isomerase/epimerase family protein translates to MAKSNCVEVHFMNLGIRAHDLIGLSLERLPEEVSKLGLSSVQLALSKSFPELHIKNGSLTPGLANYIGSHFRNHNIQIAVLGCYVNIIHPDLSERRLLLELFKEHLRYARDFGCSIVATETGNVHEKMGYTTDNFTEEAYNEVVKSVSELVEEAEKFGVIVGIEPGVNHPIYSPKVMRRLIDDVKSSNLQVIFDPANLLTEENYKSQKIIFE, encoded by the coding sequence GTGGCAAAAAGCAATTGTGTAGAGGTGCATTTTATGAATTTAGGAATAAGGGCACATGATCTAATAGGATTATCCTTGGAAAGATTGCCTGAAGAGGTTTCGAAATTGGGACTATCTTCAGTCCAATTGGCTTTAAGTAAATCATTTCCAGAGCTTCACATCAAAAATGGAAGTTTGACACCGGGTTTGGCTAACTATATAGGCAGCCATTTCAGAAATCATAACATTCAAATAGCAGTGTTAGGATGCTATGTAAACATCATTCATCCAGATTTAAGCGAAAGGAGGTTGTTATTAGAGCTTTTTAAAGAACATTTAAGGTATGCAAGAGATTTTGGCTGCAGCATTGTTGCTACAGAGACAGGCAATGTGCATGAGAAGATGGGATACACGACTGATAATTTCACAGAAGAGGCTTACAATGAAGTGGTGAAAAGCGTATCTGAATTAGTTGAGGAAGCCGAAAAATTTGGAGTCATAGTAGGCATAGAACCTGGCGTCAACCATCCTATTTACTCTCCCAAAGTCATGAGGAGGCTTATAGATGATGTAAAGTCCAGCAATTTGCAAGTCATATTTGACCCGGCCAACCTTTTGACTGAGGAAAATTACAAAAGCCAAAAGATTATTTTTGAATAG
- a CDS encoding MATE family efflux transporter: protein MVIKKDILKLIGPIITEQTFISSMGIINTILASRLGKEAISSIGMADSINNILIGFFSALAVGGTVVVAQYVGQKNQKAANEASKQIMYSGELITIFITILIWILRHPIVLLLFGKAEKIVFDNAILYLSISLVTYPFITAQLVAFGVLRGAGDTKTPMYINVFINVLNVILSYAFIYGIKIINLKGLGVEGAAIGIGLSRLIGAIVALYILIKGTSVVKLYDLWHFRPDIKMLRSIFNIGLPAGLESLLFSGGKLITQVFVVLFGTASIAANSIGFSVQQIFNIPGNALSIASTIVVGQDMGSGDPVAAKKSLYYMTWLASICMGILGAVSFPFARFLVSIYTTNQDVIDIAVKVVRLNLACMVLWSLSFVLPAGLKGAGDAKYTLMTSIIGMWAFRIVLGYVLGVVMKFGLVGVWIGMFTDWAVRGTLYLIRLRGTKWQKAIV from the coding sequence ATGGTTATCAAGAAAGACATACTCAAACTTATTGGACCTATAATAACGGAGCAGACGTTTATAAGCTCCATGGGAATAATAAATACCATACTTGCCAGCAGACTTGGGAAAGAGGCGATTTCATCCATAGGGATGGCCGATTCTATAAATAATATTTTAATAGGATTCTTTTCGGCTCTTGCAGTTGGTGGCACTGTCGTTGTAGCGCAGTATGTGGGGCAGAAAAATCAAAAGGCGGCAAATGAAGCCAGCAAACAGATAATGTACTCCGGTGAGCTTATTACAATATTTATTACGATTCTAATATGGATTTTAAGGCATCCTATAGTGCTTTTGCTTTTTGGCAAAGCAGAAAAAATCGTATTTGACAATGCCATATTGTATTTAAGCATAAGCCTTGTAACATATCCATTTATAACAGCTCAGTTGGTAGCATTTGGGGTATTAAGAGGTGCTGGCGATACGAAAACGCCTATGTATATAAACGTGTTTATAAATGTCCTAAACGTCATATTAAGTTACGCATTCATATACGGCATAAAAATCATTAATCTTAAAGGTTTAGGTGTGGAAGGTGCTGCAATAGGCATAGGATTGTCCAGACTCATTGGTGCTATAGTAGCATTGTATATCTTGATTAAAGGTACAAGTGTTGTGAAGCTTTACGATTTGTGGCACTTCAGACCTGACATAAAAATGCTTAGATCTATCTTTAACATTGGACTTCCTGCCGGCCTTGAATCGCTTTTGTTTAGCGGCGGCAAATTGATAACGCAAGTATTTGTTGTGCTTTTTGGCACTGCATCAATTGCAGCAAATTCCATAGGTTTTTCTGTACAGCAGATATTCAATATTCCCGGCAACGCTTTAAGCATAGCTTCTACTATAGTCGTAGGACAGGATATGGGCAGTGGCGATCCTGTAGCCGCAAAAAAGTCCCTTTACTACATGACTTGGCTTGCCAGTATATGTATGGGTATACTTGGTGCAGTGTCGTTTCCTTTTGCAAGATTTCTTGTATCTATATACACCACAAATCAGGATGTCATAGATATCGCTGTGAAAGTCGTGAGGCTTAATTTGGCTTGTATGGTTTTATGGTCATTGTCATTCGTGCTGCCTGCAGGCTTAAAAGGCGCAGGAGATGCCAAGTACACATTGATGACATCTATAATAGGCATGTGGGCCTTTAGGATAGTTTTAGGATATGTACTTGGAGTAGTGATGAAATTTGGACTTGTAGGAGTATGGATAGGCATGTTTACAGATTGGGCAGTAAGAGGCACTCTTTACCTTATAAGGCTAAGAGGTACCAAGTGGCAAAAAGCAATTGTGTAG
- a CDS encoding AEC family transporter, whose protein sequence is MRIFYYILTSDILPIFLIIFIGYVLGSKFKLDVNSFSKINFYVFVPGFIFVNIYTTKIPLNMMKVLVFAITMLLANVAIGSIIAKLRNYDKGYKNAFRNSIMFYNSGNIGLSLITLVFTTGPYLIHGKTPYANMAITAQIMVLLIQNISTNSIGFFLASSASMDFKDSMKKIFSMPTIYAIPAALLLKLLPVDLTKIPIWPAAEYIKNAFVPFALISLGAQLSYTNISFKNKEVYLSAVTRLLGGPIIGFLLIKIFGFSGVVAQALMISSSTPSAVNTALIAVEFDNCKDYASQLVMVSTLLSTITLTLVIYVSRVIFPV, encoded by the coding sequence GTGAGAATATTTTACTACATTTTGACATCTGATATTCTTCCTATATTTTTGATAATATTTATAGGATATGTCCTTGGCAGCAAGTTTAAGTTAGACGTAAATTCTTTTAGCAAAATAAATTTTTACGTCTTCGTTCCAGGATTTATATTTGTAAATATTTATACGACTAAGATTCCGCTAAACATGATGAAAGTGTTGGTATTTGCTATAACTATGCTTCTGGCAAATGTGGCAATCGGCAGCATTATAGCTAAGTTAAGAAATTATGACAAAGGCTATAAAAATGCCTTTAGGAATTCCATCATGTTCTACAACTCTGGCAATATAGGGCTGTCGCTTATAACACTTGTGTTTACTACGGGTCCGTATTTGATACATGGAAAGACTCCTTACGCCAATATGGCGATTACCGCACAGATAATGGTGCTTTTGATACAAAACATATCTACAAACAGCATAGGATTTTTTCTGGCCAGCAGTGCATCTATGGACTTTAAAGACAGCATGAAAAAGATATTTTCTATGCCAACAATTTACGCAATTCCAGCGGCTTTGCTTTTAAAACTGTTGCCTGTTGATTTGACAAAAATACCAATATGGCCTGCTGCTGAGTACATCAAAAACGCTTTTGTGCCTTTTGCACTTATATCTTTAGGTGCTCAACTTTCGTATACAAATATAAGCTTTAAAAACAAGGAAGTCTATTTATCAGCAGTCACAAGGCTATTAGGTGGCCCTATAATCGGATTTCTTTTAATAAAGATATTCGGTTTTTCTGGCGTTGTGGCACAGGCATTGATGATATCATCTTCTACACCTTCCGCAGTAAACACTGCTTTAATTGCCGTAGAATTTGATAATTGCAAAGACTATGCGTCGCAGTTAGTCATGGTTTCTACACTGCTTAGCACCATTACTTTGACTTTGGTCATTTATGTATCAAGGGTAATTTTTCCAGTTTGA
- a CDS encoding UxaA family hydrolase — MKDFIKINSSDNVAVALRNLKKGDVIPLGDKALVIVDDVPKGHKFALKEIKKGHDVVKYGYSIGHALSDIPEGAWVHTHNIKTNLGDILNYVYDKKEAVVAKEHEETMTFKGYKRKSGDIGIRNELWIVPTVGCVNGIGEMIIERFKREVKVEGIDDIQIFKHSYGCSQLGDDHINTRKILSDIVKHPNAGGVLVLGLGCENNNIPSFKENLGQYDEERVKFLIAQQVDDEIEEGVRLLKELYQKMKGDVRVDIDISQLVVGLKCGGSDGFSGITANPLLGAFTDFMVSHGGSAVLTEVPEMFGAEQILMERCQDEDVFNRTVNMINGYKQYFLEHHQPIYENPSPGNKAGGITTLEEKSLGCVQKGGKSIVVDVLNYGDTVKKRGLNLLYGPGNDLVSSTALAASGCHLILFTTGRGTPFGTFVPTVKISTNSELYRKKKNWIDFNAGTLIVDEGIDVVLDRLVNCVLKVASGDKVNNEKNNFKEIAIFKSGVTL, encoded by the coding sequence ATGAAAGATTTCATAAAAATAAATTCTTCAGACAATGTGGCTGTTGCTTTGAGAAATTTGAAAAAAGGCGATGTTATTCCGTTAGGCGATAAGGCATTAGTTATCGTTGATGATGTGCCAAAAGGTCATAAATTTGCTTTAAAGGAGATTAAAAAAGGACATGATGTTGTAAAGTACGGTTACTCTATAGGGCATGCACTTTCAGATATACCTGAAGGTGCATGGGTTCATACCCACAATATTAAAACTAACTTAGGGGATATTTTGAACTACGTTTATGACAAAAAAGAAGCTGTTGTGGCTAAAGAGCATGAAGAAACCATGACATTTAAAGGGTACAAAAGGAAAAGTGGCGATATTGGCATAAGAAATGAGCTTTGGATCGTACCTACGGTAGGCTGTGTAAATGGCATAGGAGAGATGATAATAGAAAGATTTAAAAGAGAAGTCAAAGTTGAAGGAATCGATGATATTCAGATATTTAAACACAGCTATGGATGCTCCCAGTTGGGAGATGACCATATAAATACCAGAAAAATTTTATCAGATATAGTGAAGCATCCAAATGCCGGCGGTGTCTTAGTCTTGGGTTTAGGCTGTGAAAACAACAACATACCTTCTTTTAAGGAAAATTTGGGCCAATACGATGAGGAAAGGGTGAAGTTTCTCATTGCCCAACAAGTTGATGATGAGATCGAAGAAGGAGTGAGGCTCTTAAAAGAGCTGTATCAGAAGATGAAAGGCGATGTAAGAGTCGATATAGACATAAGTCAGTTGGTTGTTGGGCTTAAATGTGGCGGCTCTGATGGATTTTCAGGTATAACTGCGAATCCATTGTTAGGCGCATTTACAGATTTTATGGTATCCCATGGAGGTAGTGCAGTATTGACAGAAGTGCCGGAGATGTTTGGGGCAGAGCAGATTCTAATGGAAAGGTGTCAAGATGAAGATGTCTTTAACAGGACTGTCAACATGATAAATGGCTATAAGCAGTACTTTTTAGAACATCATCAACCTATATACGAAAATCCATCGCCTGGAAACAAGGCTGGCGGTATAACTACATTAGAGGAGAAGTCCTTAGGCTGTGTTCAAAAAGGTGGAAAATCAATCGTGGTAGATGTCTTAAATTATGGAGATACAGTGAAAAAGAGAGGACTTAATCTTTTGTACGGCCCAGGCAACGATCTTGTGTCTTCTACAGCTTTAGCTGCATCAGGATGTCATTTGATACTTTTTACAACAGGAAGAGGGACGCCTTTTGGCACATTTGTGCCTACTGTAAAGATTTCTACAAATTCAGAGCTTTATAGGAAGAAGAAAAATTGGATCGATTTTAACGCAGGAACGCTCATAGTAGATGAAGGGATAGATGTAGTATTAGATAGGTTAGTAAACTGTGTTTTAAAAGTAGCCAGCGGCGATAAAGTCAACAATGAGAAGAATAATTTCAAAGAAATCGCCATTTTCAAGTCAGGTGTGACATTGTAA
- a CDS encoding tagaturonate reductase produces MRLSSKVYKDYKRYPEKVVQFGEGNFLRAFADWMIDEMNEKGVFNGSVVVVQPLRGGLVDKLNEQDGLYTLILQGIKDGKAERSYKVVNSISRGINPYDDYEAFLKVAESETIRFVISNTTEAGIAFDENDTFDAIPHNSFPAKLTAFMYRRYKYFNGGSDKGLIIFPCELIDRNGEKLKEMVLKYVDYWNLEKGFADWVLERNVFCTTLVDRIVTGYPKEDALEIEKELCYEDSLIDVGEIFHLWVIEGPKWIEKEFPAGEIGLNVRFVDDVTPYRDRKVRILNGLHTAMVPVAYLYGIDTVGEAMEDDVVGKFIKGVAYDEIMKTLDLPEDEVKKFIEEVFDRFKNPYVKHYLMSIALNSMSKFETRVLPSLLQYVKAYGELPKKLVFSLSAYIEFYKGQRGSEVIPLSDDPDILKMYQDLWKDFDGSYDGIKNIVTNVLAYDKVWKMDLNGVTGLNDAVTEYLYSIEKNGIKESLKEVLK; encoded by the coding sequence ATGAGGTTATCGTCGAAGGTATATAAGGATTATAAAAGATACCCAGAGAAAGTCGTACAGTTTGGAGAAGGGAATTTTCTAAGGGCGTTTGCGGACTGGATGATTGATGAGATGAACGAAAAAGGTGTTTTTAATGGAAGCGTCGTCGTTGTGCAGCCTTTAAGAGGTGGATTGGTGGATAAATTAAATGAGCAGGATGGACTTTACACCCTCATACTTCAAGGAATAAAGGATGGAAAGGCTGAAAGGTCTTATAAGGTTGTAAACAGCATAAGTAGAGGTATTAATCCCTATGATGACTACGAGGCGTTTTTAAAGGTGGCTGAATCAGAAACCATAAGATTTGTGATATCCAATACTACAGAGGCAGGCATTGCATTTGATGAAAATGATACGTTTGATGCTATCCCACACAACAGTTTTCCTGCAAAACTCACTGCTTTCATGTACAGAAGGTATAAATATTTTAATGGCGGCAGTGATAAAGGGCTTATAATTTTTCCTTGTGAGCTTATTGACAGAAACGGTGAAAAGCTAAAAGAGATGGTTCTTAAGTATGTAGATTATTGGAATCTTGAAAAAGGATTTGCCGACTGGGTCTTGGAGAGGAACGTTTTCTGCACGACTCTTGTAGACAGGATTGTGACAGGATACCCAAAAGAAGATGCTTTAGAGATTGAAAAAGAGCTTTGCTATGAAGACAGCTTGATTGATGTAGGAGAGATATTTCACCTGTGGGTTATAGAGGGACCAAAATGGATTGAAAAAGAGTTTCCTGCGGGGGAGATAGGCTTAAATGTAAGATTTGTTGATGATGTGACCCCATATCGCGACAGAAAAGTGAGGATATTAAATGGACTTCACACTGCTATGGTGCCTGTGGCGTACCTTTATGGAATTGATACTGTTGGAGAAGCCATGGAGGATGATGTTGTAGGAAAATTCATTAAAGGTGTGGCTTACGATGAGATCATGAAGACATTGGATTTGCCGGAAGATGAAGTTAAAAAATTCATTGAAGAAGTGTTTGATAGGTTTAAAAATCCTTACGTTAAGCACTACCTTATGAGCATTGCTTTAAATTCCATGTCAAAGTTTGAGACGAGGGTCTTGCCTTCACTTCTTCAGTACGTAAAAGCATATGGAGAACTGCCTAAAAAACTGGTATTTTCCCTTTCTGCATATATAGAGTTTTACAAAGGGCAAAGGGGCAGTGAAGTTATACCATTAAGCGACGATCCTGACATTCTAAAGATGTATCAAGATCTGTGGAAAGACTTTGATGGCAGTTATGATGGAATAAAAAACATTGTAACAAATGTTTTAGCGTACGATAAGGTGTGGAAGATGGATCTAAACGGTGTAACTGGGCTAAATGATGCTGTTACTGAGTATCTGTATTCGATTGAGAAGAATGGCATAAAAGAGTCTTTAAAAGAGGTGCTGAAATAA
- a CDS encoding glycoside hydrolase family 28 protein has product MEELKVISTTSTTITFELKSSKPYYLEKKYQLYVNSDYMGDVDRSVWTVKNLQPSGQYEITLKNEETGERLTVFQQTKPETAYINVKDFGAVGDGKRLDTFSIQAAIMACPDGGRVYFPEGVYLTYPIFLKSNITIELGKGAVLLGAKGREMYPILPGEIDSQEFKNGYLGSWEGETNNMFASLITGISVENVNIIGDGIIDGNSSFDTWWQDAKVKRIAWRPRTVYLNKCKNVLIEGITIKNSPSWTIHPLMSQNLKFVNLNIENPKDAPNTDGLDPESCKDVLIVGTRFSVGDDCIAIKSGKLSVSQKLPMPSENLIIRNCLMEYGHGAVVIGSEMSGGVKNVHVENCIFRKTDRGIRIKTRRGRGKTGVIDEIHASNIRMEGVLTPFTINSFYFCDADGKTEYVWSKEKLPVDDRTPYVGNIYLKDITCIDTQVAAGYMYGLPERKIERVDMENIYVSFDLNAKPDYPEMLSFVEEMCRNGFYLNNIKNLRLKNVVVEGALTEPFTKLNIDNEIQ; this is encoded by the coding sequence TTGGAAGAATTAAAAGTAATATCAACTACATCTACCACAATTACGTTTGAATTGAAAAGTTCAAAGCCTTATTATTTAGAGAAAAAGTATCAGTTGTACGTTAATTCAGATTATATGGGCGATGTCGATAGGAGTGTGTGGACGGTAAAAAATTTACAGCCGAGCGGACAGTATGAAATTACACTAAAGAATGAAGAAACAGGAGAAAGATTAACTGTATTCCAACAGACAAAACCAGAGACAGCGTATATTAATGTAAAGGACTTTGGTGCTGTTGGTGACGGAAAGCGTCTTGATACTTTTTCTATACAAGCAGCCATAATGGCGTGTCCTGATGGAGGAAGGGTGTATTTTCCTGAAGGTGTTTACTTGACATACCCGATTTTTTTAAAAAGCAATATAACTATAGAATTAGGTAAAGGTGCTGTGTTATTAGGAGCAAAAGGGAGGGAGATGTACCCTATCCTTCCTGGAGAGATAGATAGCCAAGAATTTAAAAATGGCTATTTGGGATCTTGGGAAGGCGAAACAAATAATATGTTTGCAAGCCTCATAACTGGCATTTCTGTGGAAAATGTGAATATCATAGGCGATGGTATTATAGACGGCAATTCCAGTTTTGATACATGGTGGCAGGACGCGAAAGTTAAAAGAATCGCATGGAGACCGAGAACAGTTTATTTAAATAAGTGCAAAAACGTATTGATAGAAGGCATCACAATAAAGAATTCGCCGTCGTGGACGATACATCCTTTGATGTCACAAAACCTTAAATTTGTGAATTTGAACATCGAAAATCCGAAAGATGCACCAAATACTGATGGTCTCGATCCTGAGTCATGTAAAGATGTTCTCATTGTAGGCACCAGATTTTCCGTTGGTGATGACTGCATTGCCATAAAATCAGGAAAGTTGTCTGTAAGCCAAAAGCTTCCTATGCCATCGGAAAATCTTATCATAAGAAACTGTCTTATGGAATACGGTCACGGTGCTGTCGTAATAGGAAGCGAGATGTCAGGCGGTGTAAAAAATGTCCATGTAGAGAATTGTATATTTAGAAAGACTGACCGTGGCATACGCATAAAGACCAGAAGAGGCAGAGGTAAGACTGGAGTCATCGATGAGATACACGCTTCCAATATTAGAATGGAAGGAGTTTTGACGCCTTTTACAATAAATAGCTTTTATTTTTGCGATGCTGATGGCAAGACTGAATACGTGTGGAGCAAGGAAAAGCTTCCTGTAGATGACAGGACGCCGTATGTCGGCAATATTTATCTAAAAGACATAACATGCATTGATACTCAGGTTGCGGCAGGATACATGTATGGGCTTCCTGAGAGAAAAATTGAGAGAGTTGATATGGAGAATATCTATGTAAGCTTTGACTTAAATGCTAAGCCTGATTATCCTGAGATGCTTAGCTTTGTAGAAGAAATGTGCAGAAATGGATTTTACCTTAACAACATTAAAAATCTTAGGTTGAAAAATGTAGTAGTGGAAGGTGCTTTGACAGAGCCTTTTACGAAGTTAAATATTGACAATGAAATTCAATAA
- a CDS encoding carbohydrate ABC transporter permease: MMNNETAFNNINLKMDKGYRKREFRRKVNLAVRYAILTIGAIIMLYPIVWLVGASFKTNSEIFSSISFIPKRIDFTPYVKGWITGTQYTFATYYLNTFKYVIPKVVFTVISSVLTAYGFSRFDFPFKKPLFAILISTMFLPQIVLRIPLYLFWKQLHLLDTFIPLYANDIFAAEAFFVFMIIQFMRGIPKELDEAAKIDGCNSFTILTRILLPVITPAIVSVTIFQFMWSMNDFMGPLIYISTVSKYPVSIALKMAMDATSGNFEWNKIIAMSVIALIPSIVVFFSAQKYFVEGISTSGLKG; the protein is encoded by the coding sequence ATGATGAACAACGAGACAGCATTCAATAATATAAACCTTAAGATGGATAAAGGGTATAGGAAAAGAGAGTTTAGAAGAAAAGTCAACTTAGCTGTGAGATATGCAATACTGACAATTGGCGCTATTATAATGCTGTATCCAATTGTCTGGCTTGTAGGAGCGTCATTTAAGACAAACAGCGAGATATTTTCATCAATAAGCTTCATACCAAAAAGGATCGACTTTACACCGTATGTAAAAGGTTGGATAACAGGTACTCAGTACACATTTGCAACGTATTACTTGAATACTTTTAAGTACGTCATTCCTAAAGTGGTGTTTACAGTAATTTCATCTGTATTGACAGCATATGGTTTTTCGAGGTTTGATTTTCCATTTAAAAAGCCTTTATTCGCAATACTGATTTCGACGATGTTTTTGCCACAGATCGTTTTAAGGATACCGCTTTATTTGTTTTGGAAGCAACTGCATCTGCTGGATACATTTATTCCTCTGTATGCAAATGATATATTTGCAGCAGAAGCGTTTTTCGTGTTCATGATTATACAGTTTATGAGGGGCATACCAAAGGAGCTTGATGAAGCTGCAAAGATAGACGGATGTAATTCATTTACGATACTGACGAGGATATTGCTGCCTGTGATTACGCCAGCAATTGTGTCTGTAACGATATTTCAATTTATGTGGTCTATGAATGACTTTATGGGTCCTCTTATCTACATTTCAACTGTCAGCAAGTATCCTGTTTCAATAGCTTTGAAGATGGCTATGGATGCTACGTCTGGCAACTTTGAATGGAACAAGATAATCGCAATGTCGGTTATAGCTCTTATACCTTCAATCGTAGTATTTTTCTCGGCTCAAAAGTACTTTGTTGAAGGTATATCTACAAGCGGATTAAAAGGATGA
- a CDS encoding carbohydrate ABC transporter permease, whose amino-acid sequence MENRRIGLLYILPWLIGLVIFTIYPFVTSLILSFTNYNIINAPQFIGIQNYVNMFHDSTFWTSFTATLEYVVITVPLKLIFSLFIAFILNYKLKGINFYRTAYYVPSILGGNIAIAVLWKFVFANTGLVNQVLGVFGIKPVGWFSTGLGAIFTISALRVWEFGSTMVIFLAGLKDIPQELYEAAAVDGAGKIKTFFKVTIPLLTPIIFFNLVMQLIQAFQEFNGPYMITQGGPLYKTYLLPMMIYDNSFKFFNMGYGSAISWFLFIIIMIFTMFVFSSSKYWVFYSDEGGGES is encoded by the coding sequence ATGGAAAACAGGCGCATAGGGCTTTTATATATACTGCCGTGGCTTATCGGTCTTGTGATATTTACCATATATCCGTTTGTGACATCTTTAATATTAAGTTTCACAAATTACAATATTATTAATGCACCGCAATTTATTGGTATTCAAAATTACGTCAATATGTTTCATGATAGCACATTCTGGACGTCATTTACTGCAACGTTGGAGTATGTTGTAATTACAGTGCCATTAAAGCTTATATTCTCGCTTTTTATAGCTTTTATCTTGAATTACAAGCTAAAAGGAATAAATTTTTACCGTACAGCGTATTATGTCCCATCGATTCTCGGAGGAAATATTGCTATAGCTGTTTTGTGGAAGTTTGTATTTGCAAATACAGGGCTTGTAAATCAGGTTTTGGGGGTATTTGGTATAAAGCCGGTAGGTTGGTTTTCGACAGGTTTAGGAGCGATATTTACCATAAGTGCTTTAAGAGTATGGGAGTTTGGTTCTACCATGGTTATTTTCTTGGCAGGTTTGAAGGATATACCACAAGAGCTTTATGAGGCAGCAGCAGTTGATGGTGCAGGTAAGATCAAGACATTCTTTAAAGTCACCATCCCGCTTTTGACACCTATAATATTTTTCAACTTGGTAATGCAGCTTATACAAGCTTTCCAAGAATTCAATGGACCTTACATGATAACGCAAGGTGGTCCTCTCTATAAGACGTATCTTTTGCCAATGATGATTTACGACAATTCATTTAAGTTCTTCAATATGGGATATGGCAGCGCTATATCATGGTTCCTCTTCATAATAATAATGATATTTACAATGTTTGTATTCTCATCGTCAAAGTACTGGGTGTTTTATTCAGATGAAGGAGGAGGCGAGTCATGA
- a CDS encoding ABC transporter substrate-binding protein: MKKLVALALAAALGISTLLTGCGSSNNSTSQKNTNSSTKTSESQPAKQVTLRFSWWGDDTRHQATLNAIKLFEQKYPNIKIQAEYAGWDGYLDKQTTQMAGGTAADIMQINWNWLPLFSKDGNGFYDLNKLSSELGLDNYSKDILATGTVNGKLNGIPVAMTGRVLYVNKTMYDKYGATIPKTWDDLINDASKFPKGSYPIVTGSYDSWLLSMTYAEQETGKPFLTTDGKLNFTQDDIKTALSFYKTLLDKKVTTPIQSIAAEGGNGLAPIAQLPSFLNGKFAGLFEWTSAISKEATPIKQNNMELVTAGLPMNSDAKTSAAILKPSMLFAINKDCKYPKEAATFLNFILNDPQGVEAMGTSRGIPVSKSAVDTLKKDGKISGLEYEGLQILESNPGLPLSPYLEDPKLQQVYDQTIDKISYNQETVDQAAKEMYTNLQNVLSQITK; the protein is encoded by the coding sequence ATGAAAAAACTAGTAGCATTAGCACTTGCGGCAGCTCTAGGTATTTCCACATTACTTACAGGATGTGGCTCATCAAACAATTCAACGAGCCAGAAAAATACAAATAGCAGTACAAAGACATCCGAAAGTCAGCCAGCAAAACAAGTAACGCTGAGATTTTCATGGTGGGGCGATGACACAAGGCATCAGGCAACATTAAATGCTATAAAGCTCTTTGAGCAGAAATACCCAAATATAAAGATACAAGCAGAATATGCTGGTTGGGATGGATACCTTGACAAACAGACAACACAAATGGCAGGTGGCACTGCTGCAGACATAATGCAGATAAACTGGAACTGGTTGCCACTATTCTCTAAAGACGGTAATGGTTTTTACGATTTGAACAAGCTGTCAAGCGAACTGGGATTAGACAATTATTCTAAAGATATTTTGGCTACAGGAACTGTTAACGGTAAACTGAATGGCATACCAGTAGCTATGACTGGAAGAGTGCTGTACGTAAATAAGACGATGTACGACAAATACGGTGCAACGATACCTAAAACATGGGATGACCTTATTAATGATGCTTCAAAGTTCCCGAAAGGCAGTTACCCAATCGTAACAGGTTCTTATGATTCTTGGCTTTTATCTATGACTTACGCAGAGCAGGAGACAGGAAAACCATTCCTCACAACAGATGGCAAGCTTAATTTCACTCAAGACGATATAAAGACAGCATTATCGTTCTACAAGACTTTATTAGACAAAAAAGTTACTACTCCAATTCAGTCAATAGCTGCAGAAGGCGGCAATGGGCTTGCACCAATAGCACAGCTTCCAAGCTTCTTAAATGGCAAATTTGCAGGCTTGTTTGAATGGACAAGTGCAATATCAAAAGAAGCAACTCCAATAAAGCAAAACAACATGGAACTTGTGACAGCAGGACTTCCTATGAATTCTGATGCTAAGACATCAGCGGCTATATTAAAGCCATCAATGCTTTTTGCCATCAATAAAGACTGCAAATATCCAAAAGAAGCAGCTACATTCTTGAATTTCATCTTGAATGATCCACAAGGCGTAGAAGCAATGGGTACCAGCAGAGGAATACCTGTAAGTAAATCCGCTGTAGATACACTTAAAAAGGACGGAAAAATATCAGGATTAGAGTATGAAGGTTTGCAGATATTGGAGTCAAATCCAGGTTTGCCATTAAGCCCGTATTTGGAGGATCCAAAGCTTCAACAAGTATATGATCAGACTATAGACAAGATTTCATACAACCAAGAAACGGTTGATCAAGCCGCAAAAGAGATGTATACAAATCTTCAGAATGTGCTAAGTCAAATAACAAAATAA